Proteins encoded within one genomic window of Fusarium musae strain F31 chromosome 4, whole genome shotgun sequence:
- a CDS encoding hypothetical protein (EggNog:ENOG41) — translation MAPQVIRLPDGQTFTVTPVFAGLGFKSHELNTHHNAFPVGWTVVLNTESDDASDDADTEKQDGENEENGVALDGKAKRQIHSFAKPTLQGDNLFISSIANPSSSEFKPAASPTRQIAMMLWITLYWYFHQPEPAPQVPAQAAEKTPQAAKPRGEWRINIKRDGVLRGRNLIPKLERMGLITSGSSAVGTSLDDNGEDWSDMFVSRRMFWQLPGRLFLFSLQPNRAGANYDSVPGSPIGSRPNSPLPMEPPSPFHKTFQRHSPHSSMNRIDHDLPGGPTPTSMANPPSFPIGPFFSSSHLPTYYPPAPLQYIFTNNIRHPMRPKPPRMGEVFYTRFVPSVNQYLSFRVASSSPNPVPYLGPVGPKPPEQSHLSTMNDAALLEMWMKKPRVSAFWGEYDEQFLTKSLNQSNSFPVIGQWDGVPFGYFEIYWVKEDILGQHLGSDAADWDRGLHVFIGEEWARGRVPIWLTGLVHWCLTSDYRTMSICLEPRVDNARFLQGLEFTGFSREKQISFPHKQSWLVRLRREQWEGPAL, via the exons ATGGCTCCCCAGGTCATTCGCTTGCCAGACGGGCAGACCTTTACCGTCACACCAGTCTTTGCAGGTCTCGGCTTCAAGAGCCATGAGTTGAATACGCATCATAATGCGTTTCCTGTGGGGTGGACCGTTGTGCTGAACACGGAGAGCGATGATGCAtctgatgatgctgatacgGAGAAGCAGGATGGCGAGAATGAAGAGAATGGTGTTGCGCTGGATGGGAAGGCGAAGAGGCAGATTCACTCCTTTGCTAAACCGACGCTGCAGGGCGATAACCTCTTCATCTCGTCTATCGCGAACCCTTCGAGCTCCGAGTTCAAACCCGCTGCGAGTCCCACACGACAGATTGCCATGATGCTGTGGATTACACTATACTGGTACTTCCACCAGCCCGAGCCTGCGCCGCAAGTTCCTGCTCAGGCGGCGGAGAAGACGCCTCAAGCTGCGAAACCTCGTGGGGAATGGCGGATCAATATCAAGCGCGATGGAGTGCTCCGAGGTCGGAACTTGATCCCCAAGCTTGAGCGCATGGGGCTTATAACGTCGGGGAGCAGTGCTGTTGGAACGAGCTTGGATGATAACGGGGAGGATTGGTCTGATATGTTTGTGTCGAGACGCATGTTTTGGCAGCTCCCCGGACggctttttctcttctctttacAGCCTAACAGAGCTGGTGCGAATTACGATTCTGTTCCTGGGTCACCTATTGGGAGTCGCCCAAACTCACCTTTACCTATGGAACCACCATCGCCGTTCCACAAGACTTTCCAGCGCCATTCACCGCATTCATCTATGAATAGAATAGATCATGATCTTCCTGGCGGACCAACTCCAACATCGATGGCGAACCCGCCGAGCTTCCCTATTGGACCTTTCTTTTCGAGCTCTCATCTTCCAACTTACTACCCGCCTGCTCCTCTTCAATACATCTTTACGAATAACATCCGGCACCCGATGAGACCAAAGCCACCTAGGATGGGCGAAGTCTTTTACACGAGATTTGTCCCGAGCGTCAACCAGTACCTTTCATTCCGAGTTGCTTCCAGTTCACCAAATCCTGTCCCTTACCTTGGGCCCGTTGGACCAAAGCCGCCCGAGCAGTCTCATCTTTCTACCATGAATGATGCTGCTTTGTTGGAGATGTGGATGAAGAAGCCTCGAGTGAGCGCCTTCTGGGGCGAGTATGATGAACAATTCCTCACGAAATCACTGAACCAATCCAACTCGTTCCCTGTAATTGGACAATGGGACGGAGTACCATTTGGATACTTTGAGATCTACTGGGTCAAAGAAGACATCCTCGGCCAGCATCTCGGTAGCGATGCGGCAGATTGGGACAGAGGTCTTCACGTGTTCATCGGAGAAGAGTGGGCAAGAGGACGAGTTCCAATCTGGCTGACGGGATTGGTGCATTGGTGCTTGACATCGGATTACCGAACAATGAGTATATGCCTTGAGCCGAGAGTGGACAATGCGAG GTTTCTGCAGGGTCTAGAGTTTACTGGGTTTTCGCGTGAGAAGCAGATTTCGTTCCCGCATAAACAGTCTTGGCTTGTTAGACTGCGCCGTGAGCAGTGGGAGGGACCTGCGCTTTGA
- a CDS encoding hypothetical protein (EggNog:ENOG41~BUSCO:EOG09263BG5) translates to MSDTKVYRASTTAPVNIAVVKYWGKRDAKLNLPTNSSLSVTLSQADLRTLTTASCSSTFTDGDSLTLNGESSDISGARTQACFRELRSRRAALEAADSSLPKLSTYPLKLVSENNFPTAAGLASSAAGFAALVQAIALLYELPDSPSDLSLVARQGSGSACRSLFGGYVAWRMGEKEDGSDSKADLVAPASHWPDMRALILVVSAAKKGVSSTSGMQQTVATSGLFKERIANVVPANMTAMEEAIKNKDFPKFAEVTMRDSNSFHATCADTYPPIFYMNDVSRAAIRAVEYINEKAGRTIAAYTFDAGPNCVVYYEEKDADTVVGTFYQALQGVGGFKEGAASAKSSVELESGLASTLKEGVSRVISTGVGEGPIKTDEFLVGEDGQAVRR, encoded by the exons ATGTCCGATACAAAGGTCTACCGCGCCAGCACCACTGCGCCCGTCAACATCGCCGTTGTCAA ATACTGGGGAAAGCGCGATGCTAAGCTCAACCTCCCTACCAACAGCTCCCTCTCCGTAACCCTCTCGCAAGCCGATCTCCGAACTCTCACAACAGCCTCGTGCTCGAGCACCTTCACCGATGGCGACAGCCTCACTCTCAACGGAGAGTCCTCCGACATCTCTGGCGCCCGAACCCAAGCTTGCTTCCGCGAGCTTCGATCCCGCCGCGCCGCTCTCGAGGCCGCCGACTCTTCGCTCCCCAAGCTGTCCACATACCCCCTGAAACTCGTCTCCGAGAACAACTTCCCCACTGCTGCTGGCCTTGCCTCCTCAGCTGCTGGTTTCGCTGCGCTCGTCCAGGCTATCGCTCTTCTGTACGAGCTTCCCGACTCGCCTTCTGATCTTTCGCTCGTCGCTAGACAAGGTTCTGGATCTGCTTGCCGAAGTCTCTTTGGTGGATATGTTGCGTGGAGAATGGGCGAGAAGGAGGATGGAAGCGACTCAAAGGCCGATCTCGTCGCGCCCGCTTCACACTGGCCTGACATGCGCGCTCTGATCCTCGTTGTCAGCGCCGCCAAGAAGGGTGTCTCTTCTACCTCCGGCATGCAGCAGACCGTCGCTACATCCGGTCTCTTCAAGGAGAGAATAGCAAACGTTGTCCCCGCCAACATGACCGCGATGGAGGaggccatcaagaacaaggacttCCCCAAGTTCGCCGAGGTCACCATGCGCGACTCCAACTCTTTCCACGCTACTTGCGCCGACACCTACCCTCCCATCTTCTACATGAACGACGTTTCCCGCGCCGCCATCCGTGCTGTTGAGTACATCAATGAGAAGGCTGGCAGGACCATTGCCGCTTATACCTTCGATGCTGGTCCCAACTGTGTCGTCTACTACGAGGAGAAGGACGCTGATACCGTGGTTGGTACTTTCTACCAAGCGCTCCAGGGTGTTGGCGGTTTCAAGGAGGGTGCTGCTAGCGCCAAGTCTAgcgttgagcttgagagTGGTCTTGCTTCTACTTTGAAGGAGGGTGTGAGCAGAGTTATTTCCActggtgttggtgagggTCCTATCAAGACTGATGAGTTCCTTGTTGGAGAGGACGGTCAGGCTGTTCGACGATAG
- a CDS encoding hypothetical protein (EggNog:ENOG41), which translates to MNHALRRAALGVSPALRATRSHTQFASHQLPALYRCETKQTAFRRAFTTTRCFGQEAAVESNEEAARKEELSEQARKRDMKKVTSGASAQTLENDRPWHRVDSEAEKDSDIPDKTEMKKGRLLTTPTRLLKLILPMPFHPEQEHVNRPVQQDVEDKGETVEPLALLVHPHQPLSYLERLIQAEIPPVQYKGREKLPDIVFRAEADQEEQHGKKNDKKNGSGNVASYSGLGHEGPSRKEANWVRWSGSTEIGDFIRDAARGREFAIDVEGFDKELRVAVPSFRDRTYYMRMNLRRMSRDIEEMSKVKNECDALAHKGAHRLAQGGFAALAGWWGVVYYVTFHTQWGWDLVEPVTYLAGLTTVMGAYLWFLYISRDLSYKAAMKVTVSKRQAALYQERGFDQNRWEHLVHEANQLRKEIKVVASEYDVDWDEKKDLGGEQVRKVLEEEKKGRDGTKMTEGKDDNEGPGSAEEVKKKKQ; encoded by the exons ATGAATCACGCTTTGAGGCGCGCTGCGCTTGGAGTATCTCCTGCTTTACGAGCAACACGATCACATACACAATTTGCTTCTCATCAATTACCGGCGTTGTATAGATGCGAAACGAAACAAACAGCTTTCAGACGCGCTTTCACAACGACAAGATGTTTTggccaagaagctgctgttgagtCGAATGAGGAGGCAGCGCGAAAAGAAGAGTTGAGTGAGCAGGCGCGCAAGAGAGATATGAAAAAGGTCACATCTGGTGCCAGCGCTCAGACCTTGGAGAATGACCGACCATGGCATAGAGTGGACTCGGAAGCTGAGAAGGATTCCGATATACCTGACAAGACGGAAATGAAGAAGG GACGTCTATTGACTACCCCAACGCGTCTATTGAAGCTCATCCTGCCAATGCCCTTTCATCCTGAACAAGAACACGTCAACAGACCAGTACAGCAAGACGTCGAAGACAAGGGCGAAACAGTTGAGCCATTGGCTCTTCTCGTGCACCCGCATCAACCTCTTTCTTACCTCGAGCGATTGATACAAGCCGAAATCCCTCCGGTCCAGTACAAGGGCCGTGAGAAGCTACCCGACATCGTCTTCCGAGCCGAagcagaccaagaagaacaacatgGCAAGAAGAACGACAAAAAGAACGGCAGCGGTAATGTTGCATCGTATTCTGGTCTTGGCCATGAAGGTCCTTCCCGCAAAGAGGCAAACTGGGTGCGCTGGAGTGGCAGCACCGAGATCGGAGACTTTATTCGAGATGCTGCTCGCGGTCGAGAGTTTGCGATTGACGTTGAGGGCTTCGACAAGGAACTTCGAGTTGCGGTACCCAGCTTCAGAGACCGAACATACTACATGCGCATGAACCTAAGACGCATGTCACGCGACATTGAAGAAAtgtccaaggtcaagaacgaATGCGACGCACTCGCACACAAAGGAGCGCATCGATTGGCACAAGGTGGCTTTGCTGCATTGGCTGGATGGTGGGGAGTTGTCTACTATGTCACTTTCCACACGCAATGGGGCTGGGATCTGGTCGAGCCCGTTACGTATCTCGCTGGTCTGACAACTGTCATGGGCGCTTACCTCTGGTTCCTCTACATCAGCCGCGACCTAAGCTACAAGGCGGCCATGAAGGTGACAGTGTCAAAGCGACAAGCTGCACTTTACCAAGAACGAGGATTTGATCAGAATCGATGGGAGCACCTGGTACACGAGGCTAACCAACTTCGAAAAGAGATCAAGGTCGTGGCTAGTGAATACGATGTTGACtgggacgagaagaaggatttGGGAGGCGAGCAAGTACGAAAGgttctcgaggaggagaagaagggccGAGATGGTACCAAGATGACTGAGGGCAAAGATGACAACGAGGGTCCCGGATCTGCCgaagaggtcaagaagaagaagcagtaa
- a CDS encoding hypothetical protein (CAZy:AA7) yields MSDELKSLKSLQCEYVVPDNDTPQLPRWSDTHINRPALIVTPKTEKDVKDAISVAKENKLTIVAAGGGHGTFVCVDSASLYLDMKLFKKIELNKEEGTVKVGGGVLVGEVLKNLADEGYYTPIPNSDAVGFVGSMLGGGNSAQIGRHGWMVDNLVSFRIVTASGDIVEVGPSPRDREQALFNVLCGAGHGLGVVTELTVSAFPLSSLNMEDNKIWTRSLIFPAPALDVAIKTFLDLSDPPAEGYMSLAFARSPPGTPAAGSPIIILGYQYFGPANQAEKATALLFQDDIVSKAVVANTELLPFEKINAKMNIYNFHHGHKTIASCRLHKTTAEAIKAGFEKWRIATEDYADAQQSGLIVSAYNIDKTSAIKDGKFVEGRDRNINAFMVMVAKEDKTKEAFGPILDDVVAIFRKSDEGMVPRSFPNNLRPGKDLSDMFDTERLEVLRDMKRTWDAEGVFWSPYFKTV; encoded by the coding sequence ATGTCTGACGAACTCAAGAGTCTCAAGTCGCTTCAATGCGAATATGTGGTCCCTGACAATGATACACCACAACTTCCTCGCTGGTCCGACACACACATTAACCGTCCAGCTCTTATAGTCACTCCAAAGACTGAGAAGGATGTAAAAGATGCCATTAGTGTTGCGAAAGAGAACAAGCTTACAATCGTTGCTGCTGGTGGAGGCCATGGAACGTTTGTCTGTGTGGACTCAGCATCCCTATACCTCGacatgaagctcttcaagaagattgaactgaacaaggaagaaggaacTGTGAAAGTTGGCGGTGGAGTCCTCGTCGGAGAGGTGCTGAAGAATTTGGCAGACGAGGGCTACTACACTCCCATTCCTAACTCTGATGCCGTTGGCTTTGTGGGAAGTATGCTTGGAGGTGGAAACAGTGCTCAGATTGGCCgtcatggatggatggttgaCAACCTGGTCTCGTTCCGAATTGTTACTGCTTCAGGCGACATTGTCGAAGTTGGTCCTTCACCAAGGGACAGGGAACAAGCTCTCTTCAACGTTCTTTGCGGCGCGGGTCATGGTCTCGGTGTCGTCACGGAGCTGACAGTCTCTGCGTTTCCACTCTCAAGTCTCAACATGGAGGACAACAAGATCTGGACCAGGTCGCTCATCTTTCCTGCTCCAGCACTTGACGTTGCTATCAAGACCTTTCTGGATTTGAGTGACCCTCCAGCAGAAGGATACATGAGCTTGGCCTTTGCACGAAGTCCTCCTGGTACTCCAGCAGCTGGATCTCCAATCATCATTCTTGGGTATCAGTATTTTGGTCCCGCTAATCAGGCTGAGAAAGCAACAGCGCTGCTATTCCAGGACGATATTGTCAGCAAGGCCGTCGTGGCAAACACAGAGCTATTGCCATTTGAGAAAATCAATGCCAAGATGAACATCTACAACTTTCACCACGGCCACAAAACGATAGCATCCTGTCGTCTTCACAAAACCACCGCCGAAGCTATTAAAGCTGGCTTCGAGAAATGGCGCATCGCAACAGAGGACTACGCTGATGCTCAGCAATCAGGGCTCATAGTCTCGGCATACAACATCGACAAAACTTCAGCGATAAAGGATGGGAAGTTCGTGGAGGGCAGGGATAGAAACATCAATGCGTTTATGGTGATGGTGGCCAAGGAGGATAAGACAAAAGAGGCCTTTGGGCCAATTTTGGATGATGTCGTTGCAATTTTTAGAAAGAGTGATGAAGGGATGGTGCCGAGAAGCTTTCCGAATAATTTGAGGCCTGGAAAGGACTTGAGCGATATGTTTGATACAGAGAGGTTGGAGGTTTTGAGGGATATGAAGAGGACTTGGGATGCTGAAGGCGTGTTTTGGTCGCCTTACTTTAAGACTGTTTAA
- a CDS encoding hypothetical protein (EggNog:ENOG41), translating to MSTNSDTMPGVILHLSSDDLDVLLDKKLQPIYTMLATIIKKLDDLTDRVEAVEGLAKKIPDMETFFTLIPMSGWTFEEAIVTNAEAMVGCADGGGGEMSYGRGWR from the exons ATGTCTACCAACTCAGACACCATGCCTGGCGTTATCCTCCACCTTTCATCagatgatcttgatgttTTGCTTGATAAGAAGCTACAGCCTATTTACACTATGCTGGCTACTATTATCAAGAAACTTGATGATCTTACCGACCGTGTTGAGGCAGTTGAAGGCCTGGCGAAAAAGATCCCGGACATGGAA ACTTTCTTTACGCTCATTCCCATGTCGGGCTGGACCTTTGAAGAGGCGATCGTGACAAACGCCGAGGCGATGGTTGGGTGCGCtgatggaggtggtggagagATGTCATATGGGCGTGGTTGGAGGTGA